CAACCAAATATGTTATTTTGGATTTTCACGTTAGAAGTCGTATTAATAATATCTGAACCATTTGTTCTTAATAGCAAATAATAAGTATTAGAAATGTCTGTTTCTACAACATCTATTAGCTGTGTAGAATCATTATCAAACACTTTTGTTATATATTTTTCAATTGCTTCGTCACGAGTTGATAAGTGAGTCGAATATTGATTAATACAAAAAGAAATAATGATTATGAACCCGATTGAAAAAAAATAAATCAATAATTTTTTATACTTATTTTTCAAGTTGCCCCTCCTCTTTTACTATCTTAGAAACTAATTATAAACCCTACATAAAATACCTGCTTGTTCAACTAACCTGCCCCGTTAGTTTAAGTGTATTTCTTCACAATCTTTATATTTATTTTAACATAAATATCCAGTTGAACTAAACTAATTTTATTAGATTTAGGGCAGGCGTCATCATATCATTTTACGATAAATAAACCTTTCCCCTTAACATAGCACAAATAAAAAATAAACTCGTTCATTTGAGCGAGTTTATTTGGCTTAATGATTATATGGTTTGTTGGTGTTAGAACCATTCATAAATCTCTCTTCAACCAACCTTCTTCGTAGTTGAAGAGGAAAGAGAGGGACGTTATTCTAACAGTTAGCTACTACAACTTTTTATAAACTTCTGCGTAAGCTACCTTCAGTTGCTCTCTTAATTGTTTGTTTTCTTCCCCCAATTTTTTGTTCTTCCTTTTTAGGGAATCGATAAGGGCATCTTTATTGTTTTCATTCATTTCTCGCTTTACTTGTTTCATTGTAGGCACTTGTGATTGTTGGTTTCGTAATGTTTCAATTCTTGAGCGAAAATCCTTGTTATTATAGAGCGTTGCTTTTGATACACCAGCTTCACTGGATACGCTGTTAAAATTTATTCTTTCATTGGCTCGTATGAGCCTTTTAATGGCTTCATCTACTTTCTGATGGGTGTTTGCTCTCCGATGAGCGTGAATAGCTTTTAAATGTCCTCTACGGTCATAGTTAACTATTGGAACCACCTTGCTTTCTCTTGATTCGTTCTAATCGTCCAAAAATGATGTTGCCTTCTTTAATTGTATTTAAAATTTTTTCATACCGTTCTAAATTCCTTATATTCTTTTCGGCAATGTCATTTCTTCCACGTTGTTCTAAGGTTTCTATCGTTTTTGTTGTTGTCTTGATTAATAGTTCATACTTTTGTAAATCCAACTCAGAAAAACCGATACCTAAGTCCTTACAGGGACTTCCACCGTTACACGTTAAACATGGTGGTTCCGCTGCATAAGGACAATTTCCATTGATTCGTGCATGGCAGGTTCCATATGGATTGTCTATCGCATTTAATTTTTGATCTTGCCACAATGTTTCTAAAATATCCGATGGAATATCTTCATTAGGTCTTATTTCTTGAACCTCACCATTTAGATCAAAGCTGAATACTCCTTGCTTGATGGCAGCTTCAAAGGCTTTACGTTTTGTATTATCAAGTAATTTAGCGTATCTCATTGTCATTTCAGGAGAAGCATGTGCTAATAACTCTTGAACCGTTAAAATATCTGCACCACTGTTTAACAATTTAACCGCGTAGGTGTGGCGAAATTGATGCGTTTTGAAGTGAAATACATTACCGTTCTCATCTTTAATTTCTTTGTTTCTTGCCAATAAATTCAATTGTAGCTGAATCCAATTTTGGCTATAAGGTTTTCCTTTTCGAGAACCATAATAACGAACAAAAATATATTTTTCAGGATTATTGTCGTCGTTGCTATTTTGAATAGATTTTTCTATTAACACCGCCAAAATATTGGCTAATTCATCATCGATTGGGACACGATGTCCTACTACATACGTTTTTTTGATATCCGTCTCAATATAATATTTACCATTCAATTGAACTAAACAATCATGGGTTAGTTGCAATACATCTGAAATTCGTAATCCAGTCTTAAATACTACCCATACTACAGGTTGAACATCACTATGGAGTGCATTAATATGGGTGAATAGTTTTTCTAACACATAATCCGGAATATAGTTAATCTGGTCAATAGATTTCTTTTTTTGCTTTGGTTTGTCCTCTGGGAATATTAATAATTTCACAGGCTTTTTAGGAGCGATTTCATACTGATATCTTTGAATATCATCTAAGAATTTTTGTATAAAGACCAAACTCATGGAAATATATGCTTCGGGGTTTGCATTTTTTTGTTTTAATTTGTGTTTTGCGTATTCGTGTAACCATTGGATATATTTCTCCACATGTGACCGTTTTAATTGTGTCAAATCATTCCATGTGGTCTCTAATGATAAAATAAATGTAATAAATTGTTCTATGTGTTTCATATAGTTTTGTGCTGAGCTCCAAGAAAAATTATTTTTGCTGAGTAACCGTTGTCTTATATACTTTTTTACATGTTCTCGAATAAACTGGTGCTCAATTTTTTCGAAATCTATAATGTACTTGGTTGAACTCTTGCTGTACTCTACCCCATATTTTTGATTTAAGTTTCTTACATCCCAACGATCTTTTTCCCACTCCTCACGAGTATCTGTTAAATGAATTAAGTATGAATGCATCAAGTATAAAAAGTTTGCAATTGCTGTTTTATGTGTGTATTCACCATAAAAAAGACTTTGTTGAATGCTATGTATTTTTATCCCATTTTCAGACAACCAAAATAGCCATTCTCGTTCTACATTATTTATATCTAAAGAAAGCAAGGAACTTATATCAGGATGCTTTTCATTAAGAAACTTTGTTAATTTTCTAAGATTGCGGGCTCGTCTAACAAAAGCACTTATCAAAGTCCAATCGTCTCGAAATAACCTGTTGTACCAAACATATTTAAGTTCCAAGTTTATAGAAGAGCTTACACTTTCAAATTGAATGTTTTTATTCATATATGCATAAGTTGCAAATTGTTCGCTAAAGTTTGGGATTGTTCCAATAAAACTGACATTCCATGTATTATTTACTAAGAAGTATGGGTTTTTCACAACATTTTTCGTAAGCGACCCATCTTTGTGAATGATTTTTTCAGTATAGGTCGATAATTCTTGCTGTAATCGTTCATGAAAGCCTAATTCGACATTGGTACGTTGTTGATTAATTTTCATTCTCTTGATCCACTCCAGATATATTTTTCAAATGAAATGCATGTTCAGCCTTTTCCCAATTCTCTCGAATTTCTTCATCTGAAGGATGGAGGTATAAGTTCATTGTAGTTTGAATTTGAGAATGCCCTAATCGTTCTTGTACTTGTTTAATGTTTTTTGTTTGTTGGTAATACATGGTGGCATGAGTATGTCGTAAAAGGTGGGGGTGTACATTCAACCCAGTTTTCTTTCTTAATCGCTTAAATAAGGATTCTACATCGCTATATGTCATTGGCTGCCCTACATTTTCACCACGTAATTTGATAAATACAAAATTTGTATCTAAGTCCAATTCATCGACTACGACATACAAGAAATCATCTAATAAATCCATTAAGCCTTGGGAAACAAAAATTTCTCGTTCTCCTGTTTTTAGTTTAGCGCCATTTTCAAGTTCCCCTCGATCAACTAAACGAATACGGTGCCCGTTCTTGTGGTGAAAAATAAAGTCTTCAATGAAAAGAGAGAGTGCTTCGCCGATTCGTAGTCCTGTTTCAAAAAGCAATTGGATTAAAAGTTGATCTCGGATATTGGTTGTAGCTTCCACCAATCGTTGCACTTCTTCTTTCGTTAATACTTTTAGTTTTTTCCTTGGTTCTTTTATTTTTAGAACATTACGATTGGAAGGCTTATTTTTATTTACATGATAAAGAAAATCCTTATACCTTGTTTTTCCGCCTGTAGATATTTGCTTCATTAACTTATCAACCATATCGTTTTGAATCTCTTCATTTCGATACAAATAGTCATAAAAATTAGTGATGACTGTAATTACTAGATTAATTGTTTTTTCTGTTTTCTTCGCTTTAACTGGTTTGAGGGGGGCGACGTTTATGTATTCACACGGATTTCTTAACCATGCCACAAACTCCACTAAATCCTCTAAGATAATCTGTCTGTAATCTTTCTTCTTCTCCTGTAAATACATAAAATATTGTTTTAAAGAGTAACAATAAGTCTTTTGTGTATTACTGCTTTTTCCTGTTATATCTAAAAATTTTAGATATTTCATGACAGGAATTACAGGAAACCCCTCCTGGTCTATAAATGTCAATCTAAACATGTACAGTTTTGCTTGTTTAAGAATGTACAAAATCACTCATCTTCTTTTTTGAGGTGATCCTTTATTCTGTAGGATTGTCCAACGATACTTACAACTGTTGCGTGATGCAGAACACGATCCAATATGGCGTTCGCTAATTTGGTATCCTGGAAAACTTCATCCCATGCTTTGAAGTTAATATTCGTCGTTAAAATCGTACTTTTTTTTTCATAACGCATATCAATGAGCTGGAAGAACATCTTCGCATCCTCTGCTTCAATTGGTAAGTAACCAATCTCATCAATAATCAATAGTCTATACTTCGTATAATGCTTTAAACGGACTTCTAAGCGATTCTCTATCTTTGCACGCTTCAAGTTCTGGATTAAGTCGTGGCACTTTATAAAGTAAGTGCTGGTACGTTTCTTTGCGGCCGCTATACCTATCGATGTCGCCAAATGAGTTTTGCCGACCCCGCTGGGGCCTAAAAATACAATGTTCTCTTGCGCCTCAAGGAAGCGTAATGAAATAAAATCTGAAATTTGCTGCTTATTTATACTTGGCTGAAATTCAAAATCAAATTCAGTGATTTCTTTTCGGTGTGGGAAGGCACCCACTTTAACCATTGAGTGAATCATATTTTGTTCTTTCACATCAATCTCATAATTTGTAAGTTTGACTAAAGTATCTATAAATGACAATTCGTTTTTAATGCTGAAGTCCACGACTTCTCCTAAATGTTGCGTCATTTGTTTCAGTTTTAAGTACTCTAAGTTTTGGATTAATTGCTGATAACTATTCTTCATCGCTATACACCTCACCGATTGCTGCTAGATTTTGTTTGGCTAAAGCATCGATATCTGGATAATAGGGAATTGCTTTGGCTAGCGTATCTTTATAATGCGTCTCTTTATAATTTAATTTCGATGTAGTTATCTGATGCTGCACAATTAATTCCGTGGTATAGTAGACAAATAACTGATCATCATATACTTGTAACCCGACCGTCTTCCCTTGATATTTGGCTGGAACCGAATATTGGTTAGACTTGTAGGTAATCATGTTTGAAGCATTGACTTTTACAAGTGTGTGCTTGATTCTGTAAGAATCTTTTACTTTGTCCTGTGGTAGGGGGAGTAAGAGGTTCTTTTCTTGTTTGTGCGCAAATAGTGGTATCTTATTCGTCCCTT
This genomic window from Sporosarcina sp. FSL K6-1508 contains:
- a CDS encoding DUF6262 family protein translates to MVNYDRRGHLKAIHAHRRANTHQKVDEAIKRLIRANERINFNSVSSEAGVSKATLYNNKDFRSRIETLRNQQSQVPTMKQVKREMNENNKDALIDSLKRKNKKLGEENKQLREQLKVAYAEVYKKL
- a CDS encoding tyrosine-type recombinase/integrase; this translates as MKINQQRTNVELGFHERLQQELSTYTEKIIHKDGSLTKNVVKNPYFLVNNTWNVSFIGTIPNFSEQFATYAYMNKNIQFESVSSSINLELKYVWYNRLFRDDWTLISAFVRRARNLRKLTKFLNEKHPDISSLLSLDINNVEREWLFWLSENGIKIHSIQQSLFYGEYTHKTAIANFLYLMHSYLIHLTDTREEWEKDRWDVRNLNQKYGVEYSKSSTKYIIDFEKIEHQFIREHVKKYIRQRLLSKNNFSWSSAQNYMKHIEQFITFILSLETTWNDLTQLKRSHVEKYIQWLHEYAKHKLKQKNANPEAYISMSLVFIQKFLDDIQRYQYEIAPKKPVKLLIFPEDKPKQKKKSIDQINYIPDYVLEKLFTHINALHSDVQPVVWVVFKTGLRISDVLQLTHDCLVQLNGKYYIETDIKKTYVVGHRVPIDDELANILAVLIEKSIQNSNDDNNPEKYIFVRYYGSRKGKPYSQNWIQLQLNLLARNKEIKDENGNVFHFKTHQFRHTYAVKLLNSGADILTVQELLAHASPEMTMRYAKLLDNTKRKAFEAAIKQGVFSFDLNGEVQEIRPNEDIPSDILETLWQDQKLNAIDNPYGTCHARINGNCPYAAEPPCLTCNGGSPCKDLGIGFSELDLQKYELLIKTTTKTIETLEQRGRNDIAEKNIRNLERYEKILNTIKEGNIIFGRLERIKRKQGGSNS
- a CDS encoding tyrosine-type recombinase/integrase; protein product: MFRLTFIDQEGFPVIPVMKYLKFLDITGKSSNTQKTYCYSLKQYFMYLQEKKKDYRQIILEDLVEFVAWLRNPCEYINVAPLKPVKAKKTEKTINLVITVITNFYDYLYRNEEIQNDMVDKLMKQISTGGKTRYKDFLYHVNKNKPSNRNVLKIKEPRKKLKVLTKEEVQRLVEATTNIRDQLLIQLLFETGLRIGEALSLFIEDFIFHHKNGHRIRLVDRGELENGAKLKTGEREIFVSQGLMDLLDDFLYVVVDELDLDTNFVFIKLRGENVGQPMTYSDVESLFKRLRKKTGLNVHPHLLRHTHATMYYQQTKNIKQVQERLGHSQIQTTMNLYLHPSDEEIRENWEKAEHAFHLKNISGVDQENEN
- the istB gene encoding IS21-like element helper ATPase IstB, which codes for MKNSYQQLIQNLEYLKLKQMTQHLGEVVDFSIKNELSFIDTLVKLTNYEIDVKEQNMIHSMVKVGAFPHRKEITEFDFEFQPSINKQQISDFISLRFLEAQENIVFLGPSGVGKTHLATSIGIAAAKKRTSTYFIKCHDLIQNLKRAKIENRLEVRLKHYTKYRLLIIDEIGYLPIEAEDAKMFFQLIDMRYEKKSTILTTNINFKAWDEVFQDTKLANAILDRVLHHATVVSIVGQSYRIKDHLKKEDE